A stretch of Synechococcus sp. WH 8020 DNA encodes these proteins:
- a CDS encoding sensor histidine kinase: MTKSNISIRRRLGYSLVGLFTISFGILLIATDQIIKRDRLQRHERLVMATAMAIKNEFDDVKQTPGSQDETLDTQRYRQILNNFSATRVLVWLSRPTKDPLFPNTAPVQQFFGSPKLLEAAGVNASGMQKPRSFVFDGQTYFTCSMPLPGNQGVLRFLEDVGVSPAGRQENLIFLLVVWIFAVAIATVLIRRLLTSSLLPLTKLESVMDDMSLRASGLVSDKRVPIESQPSELQGIVKSYNGLADRLQESWSNQLLFIRAVSHELITPLTLINSSARRLDRHLTDLSESDRKLLASIRKEVWDADHLVRDLVDLARSESGSLKLKLSSVKAIDVIADLSAELKPLPWGDRVLTPSPEDLSMVDTVLISVNSARLRQCIINVLENASKYSPGDTPIELSITSDDCNICFDVKDHGPGISQEDQRTIFKPFQRGKSDLADVPGGGIGLALVHQIVRLMNGSIFILSSGKSGTIMRFEFPIE, translated from the coding sequence ATGACTAAAAGCAATATTTCAATCCGCAGACGTCTCGGATATTCATTGGTAGGCCTCTTTACGATTAGTTTTGGGATCTTATTAATTGCTACTGACCAAATCATAAAACGTGATCGCTTGCAGCGACATGAGCGATTAGTGATGGCAACTGCCATGGCAATCAAAAATGAATTTGATGACGTAAAGCAGACACCGGGTAGTCAAGATGAGACTCTCGACACTCAACGTTATAGACAGATTTTGAATAATTTTTCAGCGACTCGTGTATTGGTATGGTTGAGTCGACCGACGAAGGACCCTCTATTCCCTAATACGGCTCCTGTTCAACAGTTTTTTGGTAGCCCAAAACTCTTAGAAGCAGCAGGTGTCAATGCTTCTGGAATGCAAAAACCTAGAAGCTTTGTGTTTGATGGGCAAACCTATTTCACGTGCTCTATGCCTTTACCAGGTAACCAGGGAGTACTACGATTCCTCGAAGATGTAGGCGTGAGCCCTGCGGGACGTCAAGAGAATTTGATCTTCTTACTTGTCGTTTGGATCTTTGCTGTGGCCATTGCCACTGTCCTAATCCGGAGATTGTTAACCAGCTCTTTGCTGCCTTTAACCAAGCTTGAATCCGTTATGGACGACATGAGTCTTCGGGCGTCTGGGCTTGTTTCAGACAAAAGGGTGCCCATTGAGTCTCAACCATCTGAACTTCAAGGGATTGTGAAATCCTACAATGGGCTTGCGGATCGTTTGCAAGAATCTTGGAGCAATCAATTGTTATTTATACGTGCGGTTAGCCATGAATTGATCACTCCGCTCACCTTGATTAATAGTTCTGCAAGACGCCTTGATCGACATTTGACAGATCTTTCAGAGTCTGATCGTAAACTTCTTGCTTCTATTCGAAAGGAAGTTTGGGATGCTGATCATTTGGTTCGAGATTTAGTTGATTTAGCGCGAAGTGAATCAGGTAGTCTCAAACTTAAACTGAGTTCAGTAAAGGCAATAGATGTCATTGCTGATCTATCTGCAGAACTTAAACCATTGCCTTGGGGAGATCGAGTTCTAACGCCTTCTCCAGAGGATTTGAGTATGGTTGATACTGTACTGATTTCTGTTAATTCGGCCCGCTTGCGTCAATGCATTATCAATGTTTTGGAAAATGCTTCAAAATATTCTCCTGGCGATACACCTATAGAGTTGTCGATCACCTCTGATGATTGTAATATTTGTTTTGATGTAAAGGATCATGGGCCTGGCATCTCTCAGGAGGATCAAAGGACAATATTTAAGCCTTTTCAACGTGGTAAAAGTGATTTAGCCGATGTTCCAGGAGGCGGAATTGGACTGGCCTTGGTTCATCAAATTGTAAGGCTTATGAATGGCAGCATCTTTATCTTGTCTTCTGGCAAAAGCGGGACGATCATGCGCTTTGAATTTCCTATTGAGTAA
- a CDS encoding helix-turn-helix transcriptional regulator: MKLEVDQCLSAWVASIDPRFQSEVDDTTLEVAGSEYLGTNLSIVKVSSKGSVKSILARNPQDLFSFGISDVGLFRGMAGNREIFSNPQRLAFILLPGESIKLAPAAEFFSGYIFHIKSEYLLSESIKHGTQLPSLLTLHDAIPGHEQLVLACANQLLKFFALGDEVGSLRVLQPLEESIVSLLATLISVEPDVLVGGKQAQSQPSYVQIALSYMENNISENITLSDLCIACSVSGRTLQVAFQAVMSRTPLQVLQELRLNRLRDKIINGMDISSACEEVGLQHSGRISAKYKQLFGELPRNTRSRRTRS; encoded by the coding sequence GTGAAACTTGAGGTCGATCAATGCCTTTCTGCATGGGTTGCTAGCATTGATCCCCGTTTTCAGTCTGAAGTTGATGATACAACGCTTGAAGTTGCAGGGTCTGAGTATCTAGGAACTAATTTATCGATTGTCAAAGTTAGCTCTAAAGGGTCTGTAAAAAGTATTCTTGCTCGAAATCCCCAAGATCTTTTTTCTTTTGGCATTTCTGATGTTGGCCTTTTTAGGGGTATGGCGGGTAATCGTGAGATTTTCTCAAATCCTCAGCGTCTTGCTTTTATTCTTCTTCCTGGAGAATCAATAAAACTTGCTCCAGCAGCGGAGTTTTTTTCTGGTTATATTTTTCATATAAAGTCAGAATATTTGTTATCTGAATCTATCAAGCATGGCACGCAGCTGCCTAGTCTTCTTACTCTTCATGACGCTATCCCTGGGCATGAGCAACTTGTATTGGCTTGCGCTAATCAGTTGTTGAAGTTCTTCGCCCTTGGGGATGAGGTCGGTAGCCTTCGAGTTCTTCAGCCACTTGAAGAATCAATTGTATCGCTATTGGCCACATTGATTAGTGTTGAGCCAGATGTGCTTGTTGGCGGAAAGCAGGCTCAATCGCAGCCAAGTTATGTGCAGATTGCACTTTCTTACATGGAGAACAATATTAGTGAAAATATTACTCTTTCTGATCTCTGCATCGCCTGTAGTGTCTCTGGTCGCACTTTGCAGGTTGCTTTTCAGGCCGTTATGAGTCGCACACCTTTGCAAGTACTGCAGGAATTAAGACTTAATAGGTTGAGAGATAAGATTATTAATGGAATGGATATATCCTCTGCCTGCGAAGAGGTTGGACTCCAGCATAGCGGCCGTATTTCGGCTAAATATAAGCAATTGTTTGGTGAGTTGCCTAGAAACACCCGTTCTCGACGCACTCGCTCTTGA
- a CDS encoding response regulator: MTTIPLLVVDDDPRIRSALQVELDELGITSCFFENAFDLIDYASANPSAGIFVDLLLPQMNGIDCVKRLRLLGYKGCVFVCTSLCDTDIKKQALDAGATDYFVKSDLFNDLEKIVSSCFAKA, encoded by the coding sequence ATGACTACGATTCCCCTTCTTGTTGTTGATGATGATCCTCGTATCCGATCAGCCCTGCAGGTTGAATTGGATGAGTTAGGCATCACTTCTTGCTTTTTTGAAAATGCCTTTGATCTGATCGACTATGCCTCTGCTAATCCATCGGCTGGTATTTTCGTGGATTTGCTTTTGCCTCAGATGAATGGCATTGATTGTGTTAAACGCTTAAGGTTGCTTGGGTATAAAGGTTGTGTATTTGTCTGTACAAGTCTTTGTGATACTGACATCAAGAAGCAGGCTCTCGATGCTGGCGCAACCGATTACTTTGTGAAATCTGATCTGTTTAATGATCTCGAGAAGATTGTTTCAAGTTGTTTTGCAAAGGCGTAA